The Achromobacter deleyi genome has a window encoding:
- a CDS encoding ABC transporter permease, which translates to METIRRYFHSPVAVLGLVLLVAVCAAALGAGLWFPKNPLSLAGRPLQWPGDNARFLLGTDQVGRDIAAQILHGARVTLAIGLAATLVSVLIGVTLGAVAGYYGGLADDLLMRVTEAFQILPNFLLLLVLVAVFGSDLRTVVLAIGLVSWPPVARLTRSEFLTLKTREFVQAGRALGMGDLRLIFREILPNALPPVIVYASVIMATAILLESALAFLNLSDPNVPSWGNLIGGGRGVIRVQWYVSAIPGIAILLTVLAISLVGQGVNDALNPRLKRS; encoded by the coding sequence ATGGAGACGATACGCCGCTACTTTCACAGCCCGGTCGCCGTGCTGGGCCTGGTGCTGCTCGTGGCCGTCTGCGCGGCGGCGCTGGGCGCGGGGCTCTGGTTCCCGAAGAATCCGCTCAGCCTGGCCGGCAGGCCGCTGCAATGGCCGGGCGACAACGCGCGCTTCCTGCTGGGCACCGACCAGGTCGGGCGCGACATCGCCGCGCAGATCCTGCATGGCGCCCGCGTCACGCTGGCGATCGGCCTGGCCGCCACGCTGGTGTCCGTGCTGATCGGCGTGACGCTGGGCGCGGTGGCCGGCTACTACGGTGGCCTGGCCGACGACCTGCTGATGCGCGTGACCGAAGCGTTCCAGATCCTGCCCAACTTCCTGCTGCTGCTGGTGCTGGTGGCCGTGTTCGGCTCCGACCTGCGCACGGTGGTGCTGGCGATCGGCCTGGTGTCCTGGCCGCCCGTCGCGCGGCTGACCCGCTCGGAGTTCCTGACGCTCAAGACCCGCGAATTCGTGCAGGCCGGCAGGGCGCTGGGCATGGGCGACCTGCGGCTGATCTTTCGCGAAATCCTGCCCAACGCCTTGCCGCCAGTGATCGTCTACGCCAGCGTCATCATGGCCACGGCCATCCTGCTGGAAAGCGCGCTGGCCTTTCTGAACCTGTCGGACCCCAACGTGCCGTCCTGGGGCAACCTCATCGGCGGCGGCCGCGGGGTGATCCGGGTGCAGTGGTACGTATCCGCCATTCCCGGCATTGCCATCCTGTTGACCGTCCTGGCGATCTCGCTGGTCGGGCAGGGGGTGAACGACGCTCTCAACCCCAGGCTGAAACGCTCATGA
- a CDS encoding VOC family protein has protein sequence MTLRIDHVVIQAGQELDEAQARFRRLGFQLTDRGHHSLGSSNHLAIFGDDYLELIGVEASKADIPGARWEHPLGLAGLVFKTGNADATWADLAGRRVPLEGDGPRSFHRPVSAGSQLLGDARFRTLRIQADRVPNGRVFFCQHQTPELVWRPEWQQHPNGALGIAEYTYITPDPQACATLLEQAFGPGAAHPVQDGVAISAGRASVLYQTVAGIRTRFGLDASALLANGERAAALTLRTDTLARVQGVLEGAGVEHLVHKTRIVVPPTETGGLILAFVSP, from the coding sequence GTGACCCTACGCATCGACCACGTCGTCATCCAGGCGGGCCAGGAGCTGGACGAGGCCCAGGCGCGCTTTCGCAGGCTGGGATTCCAGCTGACCGACCGCGGCCACCATTCGCTGGGTTCCAGCAATCACCTGGCCATCTTCGGCGATGACTATCTGGAACTGATCGGCGTCGAAGCGTCGAAGGCGGACATTCCCGGCGCGCGCTGGGAGCATCCGCTGGGGCTGGCGGGGCTGGTGTTCAAGACCGGCAATGCCGACGCCACCTGGGCGGACCTGGCCGGACGGCGGGTGCCGCTGGAAGGCGACGGCCCCCGCAGCTTCCACCGGCCAGTCAGCGCCGGCAGCCAGCTGCTGGGCGACGCGCGCTTTCGCACTCTGCGCATCCAGGCCGACAGGGTTCCGAACGGCCGCGTGTTCTTCTGCCAGCACCAGACCCCGGAGCTGGTCTGGCGCCCGGAATGGCAGCAGCATCCCAATGGCGCGCTCGGCATCGCCGAATACACCTACATCACGCCAGACCCGCAAGCTTGCGCCACGCTGCTGGAACAGGCGTTCGGTCCGGGCGCGGCCCATCCGGTGCAGGACGGCGTGGCGATCAGCGCCGGCCGCGCCAGTGTGCTGTACCAGACCGTGGCCGGCATCAGGACGCGCTTCGGCCTGGACGCGTCGGCCCTGCTGGCCAACGGGGAAAGGGCCGCGGCCTTGACGCTGCGCACCGATACGCTTGCCCGCGTTCAGGGCGTGCTGGAAGGCGCGGGCGTCGAGCATCTGGTCCACAAGACGCGCATCGTCGTGCCGCCGACCGAGACCGGCGGCCTGATCCTGGCGTTCGTCAGCCCCTGA
- a CDS encoding TonB-dependent receptor — MPSISARTHRVLKRRAAIWTALAFTPALHAQPAPVATLPSISVSGDTPPLTLLETAATGTLLGLTPFETPASIEIISNEQLRARGAVTVTDAITQAAGISAMRHPGNGGSSLSSRGFTDSNSIAQLYDGVRQYGGVGQTFIYDPWAVDHIEVLRGPASVLYGEGAIGGVVNVIPKKPTRGPIENEVQATVGTHDTQRLGFGSGGALDEKWSYRLDVSGNHTDSGISLGDSRDAAITAALRLDVSPELNFTLTQALAWQEPTRYFGTPLRDGTMDYGLRHQNYNVADSKIIYRDSRSELKAEWSPNASTQVRSRVYYIGSDRDYRNVENYAWTSAAMIQRSGYTDIRHDQEQTGVITDATFDGHLLGLANKVAVGFELNRASLKHTNNSPYSGTSLVDPWDPDHGRFINVAGTTPRYRNTASQYALFAEDRLMLTSRWSLLGGLRYDHIDLKRRDLVTDQTAYRTTFNNVGWRVGTVYDVLPTLSAYGQYAEAADPIGSLLLLSPANKNFDLSKGKQIEVGVKQTFWDNKGQWTLAAYHIRKDNLVTRDPNDPALRIQVGEQSSRGLEATLGVELTPAWRVDLNAVALRARYDDFSESVNGVSVSRNGNVPTDVPERVANAWVSWKFAPQWTASAGVRYVGKRYADSANRIEMAGYTTTNLALQWEPRRDLSLALRAFNVFDRQYAETAYYNQTQWLLGEGRRVELSANYRF, encoded by the coding sequence ATGCCTTCCATTTCCGCCAGGACGCATCGCGTCCTGAAGCGGCGCGCGGCCATCTGGACCGCGCTCGCCTTCACGCCCGCGCTGCATGCGCAACCGGCGCCCGTCGCCACCCTGCCCAGCATTTCCGTATCCGGCGACACCCCGCCCCTCACGCTGCTGGAAACGGCCGCCACCGGCACCTTGCTGGGACTGACGCCCTTCGAGACACCGGCCAGCATCGAGATCATCAGCAACGAGCAATTGCGCGCACGGGGCGCGGTGACCGTCACCGACGCCATCACCCAGGCCGCCGGCATCAGCGCCATGCGCCACCCTGGCAATGGCGGGTCGTCGCTGTCGTCGCGCGGATTCACCGATTCCAACTCCATCGCGCAGCTCTACGACGGCGTGCGCCAGTACGGCGGCGTGGGCCAGACTTTCATCTACGATCCCTGGGCCGTGGACCACATCGAAGTGCTGCGCGGCCCCGCCTCGGTGCTGTATGGCGAAGGCGCGATTGGCGGCGTGGTCAACGTGATCCCCAAGAAGCCCACGCGCGGACCGATAGAAAACGAGGTCCAGGCCACGGTGGGCACGCACGACACCCAGCGCCTGGGCTTTGGCAGCGGCGGCGCGCTGGATGAAAAATGGTCGTACCGCCTGGATGTCAGCGGCAACCACACCGATTCCGGCATCAGCCTGGGCGATTCGCGCGACGCCGCCATCACCGCCGCGCTGCGGCTGGATGTGTCGCCGGAACTGAACTTCACCTTGACGCAGGCCCTGGCCTGGCAGGAGCCCACGCGCTACTTCGGCACGCCGCTAAGAGACGGGACGATGGACTACGGCCTGCGCCACCAGAACTACAACGTGGCCGACAGCAAGATCATCTACCGCGACAGCCGCAGCGAACTGAAGGCGGAATGGTCGCCCAACGCCTCCACGCAGGTCAGGAGCCGCGTGTACTACATCGGCAGCGACCGCGACTACCGCAACGTGGAAAACTACGCCTGGACCTCCGCCGCAATGATCCAACGCAGCGGCTACACCGACATCCGCCACGACCAGGAACAGACCGGCGTCATCACCGACGCCACCTTCGACGGCCATCTGCTGGGCCTGGCGAACAAGGTGGCGGTGGGCTTTGAACTGAACCGGGCCTCGCTCAAGCACACCAACAACTCGCCCTATTCCGGGACCTCGCTGGTGGACCCCTGGGACCCGGACCACGGGCGCTTCATCAACGTGGCCGGCACGACGCCGCGCTACCGCAACACGGCCAGCCAATATGCGCTGTTCGCGGAAGACCGCCTGATGCTGACGTCCAGGTGGTCCTTGCTGGGCGGCCTGCGCTACGACCATATCGACCTGAAGCGGCGCGACCTGGTGACCGACCAGACCGCCTACCGGACCACGTTCAACAACGTGGGCTGGCGAGTCGGCACGGTCTACGACGTGCTGCCCACCCTGTCGGCCTATGGCCAGTACGCCGAGGCCGCCGACCCGATCGGCAGCCTGCTGCTGCTGTCTCCGGCCAACAAGAACTTCGACCTGTCCAAGGGCAAGCAGATCGAGGTGGGCGTGAAGCAGACATTCTGGGACAACAAGGGCCAGTGGACGCTCGCGGCCTATCACATCCGCAAGGACAATCTGGTTACGCGGGACCCGAACGATCCCGCGTTGCGCATCCAGGTGGGCGAGCAGTCCTCGCGCGGCCTGGAGGCCACCCTGGGGGTGGAGCTGACGCCCGCGTGGCGCGTGGACCTGAACGCGGTGGCGCTGCGGGCGCGCTATGACGACTTCAGCGAATCGGTCAACGGCGTCAGCGTGTCGCGCAACGGCAACGTCCCGACGGATGTGCCTGAACGCGTGGCCAACGCCTGGGTGAGCTGGAAATTCGCGCCGCAGTGGACCGCCAGCGCGGGCGTGCGCTACGTGGGCAAGCGCTACGCCGATTCCGCCAACCGGATCGAGATGGCCGGCTACACCACCACCAACCTGGCCTTGCAATGGGAGCCGCGTCGCGACCTGAGCCTGGCCCTGCGCGCCTTCAACGTGTTTGACCGCCAGTACGCGGAGACCGCCTACTACAACCAGACGCAATGGCTGCTGGGCGAAGGCCGGCGCGTGGAGCTGAGCGCCAACTACCGGTTCTGA
- a CDS encoding ABC transporter ATP-binding protein, whose amino-acid sequence MTELLRIENLTVDLPPGADRPHALKGLSLAVNAGEIVCVVGESGSGKSLTAGAILGLLPQGVRASAGQVLWEGQDLLKLAPEALRRLRGQRIGMIFQEPMTALNPLRTIGDQIAEVFRTHTRLSRAEIRRRTLGLLDSVRLPDPAQALGAYPHELSGGQRQRAMIAMALALEPALLIADEPTTALDVTTQAQILHLIHDLQRRKGTAVLFITHDFGVVAEIADRVAVMQRGELVESGTADQVLEHPRHPYTRALIAAVPPLAPAAARTTLDAGAPAILTTQALSKTYRKRGWFGRPGRVTHAVDGVTLTLQEGGTLGIVGESGSGKSTLARTLLGLLTPDGGAITLAGEPLAFKGASARRAHARRVQMVFQDPYGSLNPRQRVGEIVAQGPIVHGTPRREALARAQELFELVGLSPDAVRRYPHEFSGGQRQRVGLARALAMQPQVLIADEPVSALDVSVQAQVLALLARLREQLGLSIVFITHDLRVAAQVCDHIAVMKDGRVVEEGVCAEVFGNPVHPYTQALLAAVPGRRWDPAAVATRLAA is encoded by the coding sequence ATGACCGAATTGCTCCGCATCGAAAACCTTACCGTGGATCTGCCGCCGGGGGCCGACCGGCCGCATGCGCTCAAGGGCCTGTCCCTGGCCGTGAACGCGGGCGAGATCGTCTGCGTGGTCGGCGAAAGCGGCTCGGGCAAATCGCTCACGGCCGGCGCGATCCTGGGCCTGTTGCCGCAGGGCGTGCGCGCCAGCGCCGGGCAAGTGCTATGGGAAGGCCAGGACCTGCTGAAGCTGGCGCCCGAGGCTTTGCGCCGCCTGCGCGGCCAGCGCATCGGCATGATCTTCCAGGAACCGATGACGGCGCTCAATCCCCTGCGCACCATCGGCGACCAGATCGCCGAAGTATTCCGCACGCACACGCGCCTGTCCCGCGCCGAGATCCGGCGGCGCACGCTGGGCCTGCTGGACTCGGTGCGCCTGCCCGATCCCGCCCAGGCATTGGGCGCCTATCCGCACGAGCTGTCGGGCGGCCAGCGCCAGCGCGCCATGATCGCCATGGCGCTGGCGCTGGAACCCGCGCTGCTGATCGCCGACGAACCCACCACCGCGCTGGACGTCACGACCCAGGCGCAGATCCTGCACCTGATCCACGATCTGCAGCGCCGCAAGGGCACGGCCGTGCTGTTCATCACGCACGACTTCGGCGTGGTCGCCGAGATCGCCGACCGGGTTGCCGTCATGCAGCGTGGCGAACTGGTGGAAAGCGGCACGGCGGACCAGGTGCTGGAGCACCCCCGCCATCCCTACACGCGCGCGCTGATCGCCGCGGTGCCGCCGCTGGCGCCTGCCGCGGCGCGGACCACGCTGGATGCCGGCGCGCCGGCCATCCTGACCACGCAGGCCCTGTCCAAGACCTACCGCAAGCGCGGCTGGTTCGGCCGCCCTGGGCGCGTGACCCATGCGGTCGACGGCGTGACCCTGACCCTGCAAGAGGGCGGCACGCTGGGCATCGTGGGTGAAAGCGGATCGGGCAAGTCCACCTTGGCGCGCACCCTGCTGGGCCTGCTGACGCCCGACGGCGGCGCCATCACGCTGGCCGGGGAGCCGCTGGCCTTCAAAGGCGCCAGCGCCCGGCGCGCCCACGCCAGGCGCGTGCAGATGGTGTTCCAGGACCCGTATGGCTCCTTGAATCCTCGCCAGCGCGTGGGAGAGATCGTGGCGCAGGGCCCCATCGTGCATGGCACGCCGCGGCGCGAGGCGCTGGCGCGCGCACAGGAACTGTTTGAACTGGTCGGCCTGTCGCCCGACGCGGTGCGCCGCTATCCCCATGAATTCTCGGGGGGGCAGCGCCAGCGCGTGGGCCTGGCCCGGGCGCTGGCCATGCAGCCGCAAGTGCTGATCGCCGACGAGCCGGTGTCGGCGCTGGACGTGTCCGTGCAGGCGCAGGTGCTGGCGCTGCTGGCGCGGCTGCGCGAGCAGCTGGGCCTGTCCATCGTCTTCATCACGCACGACCTGCGGGTCGCGGCGCAGGTCTGCGACCACATCGCCGTCATGAAGGACGGGCGGGTCGTGGAAGAGGGCGTCTGCGCCGAGGTCTTCGGCAATCCCGTCCATCCCTATACCCAGGCATTGCTGGCCGCCGTGCCGGGCCGGCGCTGGGACCCGGCCGCCGTCGCCACGCGGCTGGCGGCGTGA